The genomic DNA ACCTAGCGGGACAAATAAGTATCCGTATTTGCAACACTTACGTCTCAATTTTGCCGGTGTCCCGCGATTTTTCGAAAAAAATAAATATTACTTTGTCTTCAGCCTGTAAACCTATTTCAGGACGTTGCAGAGGCAGACAAAGACCCAAACCAATCGCTGTGTCCGCTCATTATTTTCAAAGATCTCTTGGCCGTTTTCGCCGATTTAATTATATCATGAAATTGCGTATATCGGTTAGAGTTTTATTGGTGCAACAAAACATAAGGAAGCGGTTGCGATTCTAGAATGCCAGATAGATCGCTGATATCAGTACGACGTGGGCTGAGATGTGGGCAATGATGGCGGATTCGAGGCCACGGCGCCAGTAAAGGAATCCGGCGGCGACGCCCAATATTGAGTTTGCGGTGATGACGTAGATCACGAGCGGCACCGACAGCCCGCCGGCGAGCATCGACGCGAGCGGTAGATGGCCCATCCCAAAGACTAGAGCAGACACAATGATCGCCGCAATGACATAGACCGCTTTTGGCTCCCCGATGCCTTTTTGGAACAAACGCCATGCGGCCCAGACCAAAAATGTCATGAATCCCCAACGCAGCAGTATCTCTTCGGTAAATCCACCGAAGAGAAACCGCGTTAGAGCCGGAAGAAGTTTGTTGAATTCCTCGGCACGTTCGATGAACTCGTTCGTGAAGTGAGGTTTGGCGACAACCCAGCTCAAAACTATCGTCGAGCCCGACAAAAGCCCCGCGATCACGCCCGGCACGATCTGCGGCTTTAGTCTTTGGAGAAACGGCTCACCATTCGCCGCCGC from Acidobacteriota bacterium includes the following:
- a CDS encoding CPBP family intramembrane metalloprotease, giving the protein MKAKTKLFWILWTAGMLGVLSFLVVDLEALIRAVPLPEGTPPVELPPAWLFKIVSLIQPTVIVTVAVLVGVGLASRVGLHAPAAEAAANGEPFLQRLKPQIVPGVIAGLLSGSTIVLSWVVAKPHFTNEFIERAEEFNKLLPALTRFLFGGFTEEILLRWGFMTFLVWAAWRLFQKGIGEPKAVYVIAAIIVSALVFGMGHLPLASMLAGGLSVPLVIYVITANSILGVAAGFLYWRRGLESAIIAHISAHVVLISAIYLAF